Proteins from one Bacteroides mediterraneensis genomic window:
- a CDS encoding glycoside hydrolase family 43 protein, with protein sequence MKKEERYLFPADYMADPSVHVFNGRLYIYPSHDRESGIPENDNGDHFDMNDYHVLSTDDVMHGEIVDHGVALKVADIPWAGRQLWDCDIACKDGKYYLYFPLKDRNDIFRMGVAIGDKPEGPFIPQPDPIRGSYSIDAAVLQDEDGSYYMYFGGIWGGQLQRYRDNKAIEHPFLPEADEPALPSRVVKLSDDMLGFAEEPRPVIVLGEDGKPLTAGDPHRFFEASWMHKYKGKYYFSYSTGDTHLLCYAVGDNPYGPFVYQGVILTPVVGWTTHHSIAEYKGKWYLFHHDCVPSGGKTWLRSLKVVELEYDENGKIQTVKGSADE encoded by the coding sequence ATGAAAAAGGAAGAAAGATATCTGTTTCCTGCCGATTACATGGCAGACCCGTCGGTACATGTATTCAATGGCCGCTTGTACATTTACCCTTCACACGACCGTGAATCCGGTATTCCGGAAAATGACAACGGCGATCATTTTGACATGAATGACTATCATGTGCTGTCTACCGACGACGTGATGCATGGGGAAATCGTGGACCATGGCGTGGCTTTGAAAGTAGCTGATATTCCTTGGGCCGGGCGCCAGCTTTGGGATTGTGACATTGCTTGTAAGGATGGGAAATATTACCTGTATTTTCCGTTGAAAGACCGGAACGACATCTTCCGCATGGGAGTAGCCATCGGTGACAAGCCGGAAGGACCGTTCATTCCTCAGCCCGACCCGATTCGGGGCAGTTACAGCATTGATGCTGCAGTGCTTCAGGATGAGGATGGCAGTTATTATATGTATTTTGGCGGTATCTGGGGCGGACAGCTGCAACGCTACCGGGACAATAAAGCCATTGAGCACCCGTTCCTGCCGGAAGCCGATGAACCGGCCTTGCCGAGCCGGGTGGTAAAATTGTCGGATGATATGCTCGGGTTTGCAGAAGAACCGCGTCCGGTGATTGTGTTGGGGGAAGACGGAAAACCGCTGACTGCGGGCGACCCGCACCGCTTCTTCGAGGCTTCTTGGATGCACAAGTACAAAGGGAAATATTATTTCTCCTATTCCACTGGCGATACACACTTGTTGTGTTATGCCGTAGGTGACAATCCCTATGGTCCGTTTGTGTATCAGGGAGTGATCCTGACACCCGTGGTGGGATGGACCACGCACCATTCCATTGCGGAGTATAAGGGAAAATGGTATCTGTTCCATCACGACTGTGTGCCTTCTGGTGGAAAGACCTGGCTTCGCAGTCTGAAGGTGGTCGAACTGGAATATGACGAGAACGGTAAGATTCAAACTGTAAAAGGCAGTGCGGATGAATAA
- a CDS encoding esterase, translating to MRRFLSLAAVCVFALGVWAQETVAVNTGNLVSPEVKNQTITFRLWAPEAENVSVEADFFEKTRQQTPLGEVEVAGRIPMQKGEDGVWTYTTSVPAPELHTYCFYVDGMRMLDPNNVYMLRDIATYTNYFLVDGELSQNYLVREVPHGTVSKVWYPSPTLGMERRRMTVYTPAGYEDSKESYPVLYLLHGAGGDENAWSELGRAVQILDNLIAQGKAKPMIVVMPNGNGGQEAVPGEYPNSMYKPSFMNPKTMEGSFEKAFPDIMNYVETHYRTVNDKAHRAIAGLSMGGFHSLYISANYPDKFGYVGLFSAAINRQSKSENAYIYENLEEKLAAQFTEAPKLYFIAIGNGDFLYQDNVKYRQLLDKHGYKYEYMETDGGHEWRNWRKYLNHLLPELFR from the coding sequence ATGAGAAGATTTTTGAGTTTGGCGGCGGTGTGTGTATTCGCACTTGGCGTCTGGGCACAGGAAACTGTGGCTGTGAATACGGGTAATCTGGTTTCGCCCGAAGTAAAGAACCAGACCATCACATTCCGTCTGTGGGCTCCGGAAGCAGAGAATGTGTCTGTGGAAGCCGATTTTTTTGAGAAGACCCGGCAACAGACTCCACTGGGAGAAGTGGAAGTGGCTGGAAGGATTCCGATGCAGAAAGGCGAAGATGGAGTGTGGACTTACACAACCTCGGTACCTGCGCCGGAATTGCACACCTATTGTTTCTATGTAGACGGCATGCGTATGCTCGACCCCAATAACGTATATATGTTGCGCGACATTGCCACCTATACCAACTATTTTCTGGTCGACGGGGAGCTTTCGCAGAATTATCTGGTGCGGGAAGTCCCTCATGGCACCGTCTCAAAGGTGTGGTATCCGAGTCCTACGCTGGGGATGGAACGCCGCCGGATGACGGTCTATACTCCGGCCGGGTATGAAGACAGTAAGGAAAGTTATCCGGTGCTCTACCTGTTGCACGGAGCCGGTGGCGATGAGAACGCCTGGAGTGAGTTGGGACGTGCCGTGCAGATTCTGGACAACCTGATTGCACAGGGAAAAGCGAAACCTATGATTGTGGTGATGCCCAACGGTAATGGAGGGCAGGAGGCTGTGCCCGGAGAATACCCGAACAGCATGTACAAGCCTTCGTTCATGAACCCGAAGACCATGGAAGGTTCTTTCGAAAAGGCCTTTCCGGATATTATGAACTATGTGGAGACGCATTACCGCACGGTGAACGACAAGGCACACCGGGCCATTGCCGGGCTGTCGATGGGAGGATTCCATTCCTTGTATATCTCGGCCAATTATCCGGATAAGTTCGGCTACGTGGGACTGTTTTCTGCCGCCATCAACCGTCAGTCAAAAAGCGAGAATGCGTATATTTATGAGAACCTGGAAGAAAAGCTGGCTGCCCAGTTTACAGAGGCTCCCAAGCTGTATTTCATTGCCATTGGCAACGGGGATTTCCTGTATCAGGACAATGTGAAATACCGTCAGCTGTTGGATAAGCATGGATATAAATACGAGTATATGGAAACCGACGGCGGCCATGAATGGCGCAACTGGCGGAAATACCTGAACCATCTGTTGCCCGAGCTGTTCCGCTGA
- a CDS encoding TonB-dependent receptor gives MKKNTAIAFLWAASASSVWAGTSPVDALPKDTTKVIDIEEVVVIATPKENNRLRQQAASSTSFSQSALRNQSVTSVKSLSALVPNLFIPDYGSKLTTSVYIRGIGSRINTPAVGLYVDNIPFIDKSAFDFNYSDIERIDVMRGPQGTLYGRNTMGGLIRVFTKSPFTYQGTDLRLGAATYNNYNASLTHYHRISSQFAFSVGLFYDHKGGFFKNDFNGKRIDTDNEFGGRIRAIYLPTDNLKLDFTVNYEYTNQGGYPYEYTGKVSGEEDRAQYIGRISYDNACGYKRNLLNTGLNLEYQADNFILSSVTGFQYLRDHMDLDQDFTEQNIYTMMQKQNSKTLSEEIVLKSKPGRRWQWTTGVSGFYQWLDTEAPVTFQKDGVNWLNSTINTNANKYMPTISAGPMTMKMTFNDVINGEQLVIPGQFGTPILNAAVFHQSTFNDLFGLEGLSLTAGLRMDYESLKLDYYSGCQFTHTYSLSGTLTPGDRVIPMVPAQDFNVNNSYNGKLSHDYIQLLPKFALQYDFDSRNNLYVSVSKGYRSGGYNIQMFSDLLQNDMQASMMKNVADVTIPIVNKVPMLSDEQKQKIAGMLNGMAQTPQTDVKAATLYKPEYSWNYEIGSHLTLLNGKLQADLSAFYMDTRDQQLSRFAESGLGRITVNAGKSRSLGAEASLRAQLTDKFSLNGNYGYTYATFTDYVVSETENYNGNYVPFVPKHTFTVGGQYIFPFRKNAILDNITLDANYRAAGRIYWTEQNNASQALYGTLNGRLSLNKGNGQIGIWVNNALNKDYQAFYFETMSRGFAQKGRPVQVGIDVRCRF, from the coding sequence ATGAAAAAAAATACCGCTATCGCTTTCTTATGGGCCGCTTCGGCATCCAGCGTATGGGCTGGAACCTCTCCCGTAGATGCCTTGCCCAAAGACACCACCAAGGTCATCGACATTGAAGAAGTAGTCGTCATTGCCACACCGAAAGAAAACAACCGTCTGCGCCAGCAGGCCGCTTCATCGACCTCGTTTTCCCAAAGTGCCCTGCGCAACCAGTCGGTCACTTCCGTGAAGTCTTTGTCGGCTCTGGTACCGAACCTGTTCATCCCCGACTACGGTTCCAAACTGACCACTTCTGTCTATATCCGCGGTATCGGTTCACGTATCAATACACCGGCAGTAGGTCTCTACGTCGATAACATTCCTTTCATCGACAAGTCGGCCTTCGACTTCAACTACTCGGATATCGAACGTATCGACGTCATGCGCGGACCACAGGGAACGCTCTACGGACGCAACACCATGGGCGGACTCATCCGTGTGTTCACCAAATCACCCTTCACTTATCAGGGCACAGACCTTCGCCTGGGAGCGGCCACTTACAACAACTACAACGCCTCGCTCACCCACTACCACCGTATTTCCAGCCAGTTCGCCTTCTCAGTAGGCTTGTTCTACGACCATAAGGGTGGGTTCTTCAAGAATGACTTCAACGGCAAACGGATTGATACCGACAATGAATTCGGCGGACGCATCCGTGCCATCTACCTGCCCACCGACAACCTGAAACTTGATTTCACCGTGAACTACGAATACACCAACCAGGGAGGTTATCCGTATGAATATACCGGAAAAGTAAGCGGCGAAGAAGACCGGGCACAATACATCGGACGTATCTCCTACGACAACGCCTGCGGCTACAAGCGTAATCTGCTGAACACCGGATTGAATCTGGAATATCAGGCCGACAACTTCATTCTGAGCAGTGTGACCGGCTTCCAATACCTGCGTGACCACATGGATTTGGACCAGGACTTCACGGAACAGAACATCTATACCATGATGCAGAAGCAGAACTCCAAGACACTGAGCGAGGAAATTGTCCTCAAATCCAAGCCCGGACGCCGCTGGCAGTGGACTACCGGAGTGAGCGGCTTCTACCAGTGGCTCGACACGGAGGCTCCCGTCACTTTCCAGAAAGACGGAGTAAACTGGCTGAACTCTACCATCAACACCAATGCCAATAAATATATGCCGACCATTTCGGCCGGTCCGATGACCATGAAAATGACTTTCAATGACGTCATCAACGGCGAACAACTGGTCATCCCGGGACAGTTCGGCACGCCTATCCTGAATGCGGCCGTGTTCCATCAGTCCACCTTCAACGACCTTTTCGGCCTGGAAGGTCTTTCACTGACCGCCGGTCTCCGCATGGACTACGAAAGCCTGAAGCTGGATTATTACAGCGGTTGCCAGTTTACCCACACCTATTCACTGAGCGGCACACTGACTCCCGGTGACAGAGTCATCCCGATGGTACCGGCACAGGACTTCAACGTGAACAACAGTTACAATGGAAAGCTGTCGCACGACTACATCCAGCTGTTGCCCAAGTTTGCCCTGCAATACGACTTTGATTCACGCAACAACCTCTATGTCAGCGTAAGCAAAGGTTACCGCTCGGGAGGATACAACATCCAGATGTTTTCCGACCTGCTGCAAAACGACATGCAGGCCAGCATGATGAAAAATGTAGCTGATGTAACAATTCCTATTGTCAATAAGGTGCCCATGCTGAGCGACGAACAGAAACAGAAAATTGCGGGCATGCTGAACGGCATGGCACAGACGCCACAAACCGACGTGAAGGCTGCCACGCTCTACAAGCCGGAATATTCATGGAACTATGAAATCGGTTCGCACCTCACCCTGCTGAACGGAAAACTGCAGGCCGACCTTTCTGCCTTCTACATGGACACCCGCGACCAGCAATTGTCGCGCTTCGCCGAAAGCGGACTGGGACGCATCACTGTCAATGCCGGAAAGAGCCGGAGCCTGGGAGCCGAAGCCAGTCTGCGTGCCCAGCTCACCGACAAATTCAGTCTGAACGGGAACTATGGCTATACCTACGCTACCTTCACCGACTACGTGGTAAGCGAAACTGAAAACTACAACGGAAATTATGTACCGTTTGTACCCAAACATACCTTTACCGTAGGCGGACAGTACATCTTCCCGTTCCGTAAGAATGCCATTCTGGACAACATCACCCTCGATGCCAACTACCGGGCGGCGGGCCGTATCTACTGGACAGAGCAGAACAATGCCAGCCAGGCCCTCTATGGCACACTGAACGGACGCCTCAGCCTGAACAAAGGAAACGGACAAATCGGTATCTGGGTGAACAACGCCTTGAACAAAGATTACCAAGCTTTCTACTTTGAAACGATGAGCCGCGGTTTTGCCCAAAAAGGACGTCCCGTACAAGTAGGTATCGATGTACGCTGCCGCTTTTAA
- a CDS encoding response regulator transcription factor, producing the protein MHQPEIAIIEPNTLTALGLRTILEELIPEAVIRTFSSFERLIDDTPDMYAHYFVSAHVYFEHTSFFLERKPKCIVLSAGEPSLLTGIPSLNILLPQEQLVKTIMLTRKRGHELTHHPVPATPTDTEHELTPREIEVLRLVTKGLINKEIADKLHISLTTVISHRKNITEKLGIKSVSGLAIYAVMHGYVEADRV; encoded by the coding sequence ATGCACCAGCCTGAAATAGCCATTATCGAGCCCAATACCCTGACAGCCCTCGGACTGCGTACCATTCTGGAGGAACTGATTCCGGAAGCTGTCATCCGTACGTTTTCCTCTTTCGAACGACTGATTGACGACACACCCGACATGTATGCGCATTATTTCGTTTCAGCCCATGTCTATTTCGAACATACCTCATTCTTTCTGGAACGGAAACCCAAATGCATCGTCTTGTCTGCCGGAGAGCCATCCTTGCTGACAGGTATTCCGAGTCTGAATATCCTCCTTCCACAGGAACAGCTGGTGAAAACCATCATGCTGACCCGGAAAAGAGGACACGAACTGACCCATCATCCCGTACCTGCCACACCGACGGATACGGAACATGAACTGACTCCACGGGAAATAGAGGTGCTCCGGCTGGTGACCAAAGGACTCATCAACAAGGAAATCGCCGACAAGCTCCACATCAGTCTAACCACGGTGATTTCCCACCGGAAAAACATCACCGAGAAATTAGGCATCAAGTCCGTATCCGGCCTGGCCATCTATGCGGTCATGCACGGATACGTGGAAGCCGACCGGGTGTGA
- a CDS encoding DUF5723 family protein has protein sequence MKKNILFTILSGFATFVCVGGAVAQSQINRSAYFLEGATYRHELNPAFMGERGYVGMPGLGNLSVGAQGTAGVGDFLFVKSNGDLMTFMHEGVSRADFLNGLPNRIKMGFNLNENILSTGFYAWGGFNTFGLSIKSNANVFAPDQLFKFMKNGVDAPEGTHYTVNDLNILTTNYAEIAFGHARQINEQWTVGAKAKFLVGLAKATVKIDRLDIDATPDAWEITPLGAQAYLSAKGLIAPTRGETGNYEESDYVLDANGNRTNQLKPGSDQLISYDDLDFDTKKMGPTGFGLAFDFGATYRLNDDWTFSAAVLDLGFIRWKNTVKATMNNSFEFDGFNEIPVKSDLGDNDPNSIDNQSDRVADDLKQMAKFTKEGEGLKRTTALAATLNLGAEYTLPVYDRLKFGLLSSTRIQGRHSWTEARLSANVSPLAWFEASLNYALSNFGSSTGLMLNFHPKGFNFFVAADVPMGKYTPKYCIPINRFSANVNLGINFTFGPKHKTQYRCVEVQSL, from the coding sequence ATGAAGAAGAATATTTTATTTACAATACTGTCCGGATTTGCGACTTTTGTTTGTGTAGGTGGAGCTGTGGCACAGTCTCAGATTAACCGTTCTGCCTATTTCCTGGAGGGAGCCACTTATCGCCATGAACTGAATCCGGCATTTATGGGAGAAAGAGGATATGTAGGTATGCCTGGACTGGGAAATTTGTCAGTTGGGGCCCAGGGTACTGCAGGTGTAGGTGATTTCCTGTTCGTGAAATCGAATGGCGATTTGATGACTTTCATGCATGAAGGGGTAAGCCGGGCAGATTTCCTGAACGGATTGCCCAACCGGATAAAGATGGGTTTCAATCTGAATGAGAACATCTTGTCGACAGGATTTTATGCGTGGGGTGGTTTTAATACTTTTGGTTTGTCTATCAAGAGTAATGCAAATGTATTTGCACCCGACCAGCTGTTTAAGTTTATGAAAAATGGGGTGGATGCTCCGGAAGGTACCCATTACACGGTGAATGATTTGAATATTCTTACGACTAATTATGCGGAAATCGCCTTCGGACATGCCCGTCAGATAAATGAGCAGTGGACTGTGGGTGCAAAAGCGAAATTCCTGGTAGGATTGGCAAAAGCTACGGTAAAAATAGACCGTTTGGACATTGACGCTACTCCGGATGCGTGGGAAATTACGCCATTGGGTGCTCAGGCTTATCTTTCTGCCAAAGGACTGATTGCACCGACACGGGGTGAAACGGGAAATTATGAAGAGAGTGATTATGTATTGGATGCCAATGGTAACCGTACGAACCAGCTGAAACCGGGTTCTGACCAGCTGATTTCGTATGATGACTTGGACTTTGATACGAAGAAAATGGGTCCTACAGGCTTTGGCTTGGCTTTTGATTTTGGTGCGACTTATCGCCTGAATGACGACTGGACGTTCTCGGCTGCCGTATTGGATTTGGGATTCATCCGTTGGAAAAATACGGTGAAAGCCACGATGAACAACAGCTTTGAGTTTGACGGATTCAATGAGATTCCGGTGAAGTCTGATTTGGGAGATAACGACCCGAATTCAATTGACAACCAGAGTGACCGTGTGGCGGATGATTTGAAACAGATGGCTAAATTCACGAAGGAAGGGGAAGGCTTGAAGCGTACGACTGCGCTGGCGGCTACCTTGAACTTGGGTGCGGAATATACTTTGCCTGTTTACGACCGTTTGAAATTCGGCCTTTTGTCTTCTACCCGTATTCAGGGACGTCATTCCTGGACAGAGGCACGTCTTTCTGCCAATGTGTCGCCGTTAGCCTGGTTCGAGGCCTCTTTGAACTATGCGCTTTCTAATTTCGGTTCCAGCACAGGACTGATGTTGAATTTCCATCCGAAGGGTTTCAACTTCTTTGTAGCTGCCGATGTGCCAATGGGGAAATATACGCCGAAGTATTGCATACCTATCAACCGTTTCTCTGCGAACGTGAATCTGGGTATAAACTTTACTTTTGGTCCGAAACATAAGACCCAATATCGTTGTGTAGAAGTTCAGTCATTATAA
- a CDS encoding alpha-glucuronidase encodes MNKRLWGCVCFLSLVLTLWAEDGSRLWLRQTPVNQASVCCLVTSPTLAVAREELAALWQGGKVDLQLCADETHRRLGKEGYTIRTSEGKTVLEAATEQGLLYATYHLLRLQAEGADCTRLDIREKPAFDIRVLNHWDNLDGTVERGYAGRSLWKWEELTDSVPVRYREYARANASVGINGTVLNNVNASAEILSAGYLQKVRKLADVFRPYGIRVYLSVNFASPMKLGGLSTADPLNEGVARWWKEKVQEIYGLIPDFGGFLVKANSEGQPGPCDYGRTHAEGANMLAEALKPYGGIVMWRAFVYSPSDADRAKQAYLEFQPLDGRFRDNVMVQVKNGPIDFQPREPYSPLFGAMPHTPLMVEFQITQEYLGHSNHLAYLATMWKEFYRYVQPSSLKGVAGVVNVGDNVNWCGHDFAQANWYAYGRLAWNPALSAEEIAREWLAQTFTTDRRFVEPMTQVMMDSREAVVDYMMPLGLHHIFAWGHHYGPEPWCEVPGARADWLPSYYHQADKEGLGFDRSRSGSDAVSQYPDSLDRVFDSLERCPEEYLLWFHHVNWNHLLHSGRSLWDELCYKYQKGVDEVRAFQQVWKEMQPYVDAERYQAVAERLDIQAGDAVWWKDACLEYFRTFSNQPYPKGVEPPVFTLEELKKVKLPISNYEPPTVEMLPRKK; translated from the coding sequence ATGAATAAACGACTTTGGGGTTGTGTCTGTTTCCTGTCTTTGGTCCTTACGTTGTGGGCCGAAGACGGGAGCAGACTTTGGTTACGACAGACGCCTGTGAATCAAGCGTCTGTCTGTTGTTTAGTCACTTCTCCTACGCTTGCTGTGGCGCGTGAGGAACTGGCCGCCTTGTGGCAAGGAGGGAAAGTGGATTTGCAGCTCTGTGCCGATGAGACACATCGTCGGTTGGGCAAAGAGGGATATACCATACGTACTTCCGAAGGAAAGACGGTGCTGGAGGCCGCTACAGAACAGGGATTGCTGTATGCGACTTACCATCTGCTGCGGTTACAGGCAGAAGGAGCGGATTGTACCCGGCTGGATATCCGGGAAAAGCCGGCCTTCGATATCCGTGTGCTGAATCATTGGGACAATCTGGACGGGACGGTGGAACGTGGTTATGCGGGACGTTCTTTGTGGAAATGGGAGGAACTGACCGATTCCGTGCCGGTCCGCTATCGGGAATATGCCCGTGCCAATGCTTCGGTGGGTATCAACGGGACTGTGCTGAACAATGTGAATGCTTCGGCCGAGATTCTATCCGCCGGCTACCTGCAAAAGGTGCGGAAATTGGCCGATGTGTTTCGTCCTTATGGCATCAGGGTGTATCTTTCGGTCAATTTTGCTTCTCCGATGAAGTTAGGAGGTTTGTCTACGGCCGACCCGCTGAACGAGGGGGTGGCTCGTTGGTGGAAAGAGAAAGTGCAGGAAATTTATGGATTGATTCCTGATTTTGGCGGTTTTCTGGTGAAGGCCAATTCGGAAGGACAGCCCGGCCCGTGTGATTACGGGCGTACGCATGCCGAGGGGGCGAACATGCTGGCGGAGGCTTTGAAACCCTATGGGGGAATCGTGATGTGGCGGGCCTTTGTCTACAGTCCGTCGGATGCAGACCGGGCCAAGCAGGCTTACCTGGAATTTCAACCGCTGGATGGACGGTTTCGGGACAATGTGATGGTGCAGGTGAAAAACGGGCCGATTGACTTCCAGCCGCGGGAACCTTACAGTCCGTTGTTTGGAGCCATGCCGCATACACCGTTGATGGTGGAGTTTCAAATTACGCAGGAGTACTTGGGACATTCCAACCACCTGGCTTATCTGGCCACTATGTGGAAAGAGTTTTACCGCTATGTGCAGCCTTCTTCCTTGAAGGGGGTAGCGGGTGTGGTGAATGTAGGCGATAACGTGAACTGGTGCGGACATGATTTTGCACAGGCCAACTGGTATGCTTACGGGCGGTTGGCTTGGAATCCGGCTTTGTCGGCAGAAGAGATTGCGCGTGAATGGCTGGCACAGACTTTCACGACCGACCGTCGGTTTGTGGAACCTATGACTCAGGTTATGATGGATAGCCGGGAGGCGGTGGTGGATTACATGATGCCGTTGGGCTTGCACCACATTTTTGCTTGGGGGCATCATTATGGCCCTGAACCTTGGTGTGAGGTGCCTGGAGCACGAGCCGATTGGCTGCCTTCGTATTATCATCAGGCGGACAAGGAGGGATTGGGATTCGACCGGAGCCGTTCGGGAAGTGATGCCGTGTCGCAGTATCCGGATTCGTTGGACCGGGTGTTCGATTCGCTGGAGCGATGTCCGGAAGAATATTTGCTTTGGTTTCATCATGTGAACTGGAATCACCTGCTTCATTCGGGACGTTCATTGTGGGATGAACTCTGTTACAAGTATCAGAAAGGTGTGGACGAAGTGCGTGCGTTTCAGCAGGTGTGGAAGGAAATGCAGCCCTATGTCGATGCGGAACGCTATCAGGCGGTAGCCGAACGGCTGGACATCCAGGCTGGCGATGCTGTGTGGTGGAAAGATGCTTGTCTGGAATATTTCCGTACATTCTCCAATCAGCCCTATCCTAAAGGGGTGGAGCCTCCGGTTTTTACCTTGGAGGAATTGAAAAAAGTGAAGTTGCCCATCAGTAACTATGAACCCCCTACGGTTGAGATGCTTCCGCGGAAAAAATAA
- a CDS encoding NAD(P)/FAD-dependent oxidoreductase, translating to MTHEYQLRILPEQAASEQSLKQYISREKGLDIRTINAVRTLKRSIDARQRTIYINLTVRVFVNETPSEEEFERTDYPNVEGRPAVIVVGAGPGGLFAALKLIELGLRPIVVERGKNVRERKEDLARISREHKVDAESNYSFGEGGAGAYSDGKLYTRSKKRGSVEKILNVFCQHGASPTILSDAHPHIGTDKLPRVIENMRNTILACGGEVHFQTRMEALLIEGQKVKGIETHSGKTFLGPVILATGHSARDVYRWLYAHGVQLETKGIAVGVRLEHPSMLIDQIQYHNKNGRGKYLPAAEYSFVQQVDGRGVYSFCMCPGGFVVPAASGPHQLVVNGMSPSNRGTKWSNSGMVVETRLEDLLLPEMQLQAEPISGSQEALTEELILRDGKLPDGTVHTLAMMRFQEKLEQICWQQGNMRQTAPSQRMVDFTRKKLSYDLPATSYSPGLVSSPLHFWIPPFLSERLSKGFQLFGKSSRGFLTNEAVMIAVETRTSSPVRIVRDKDTLQHLTVEGLFPCGEGAGYAGGIVSAGIDGERCAEAVAHYLNH from the coding sequence ATGACCCACGAATATCAACTCCGCATTCTGCCCGAACAGGCAGCCAGTGAACAGTCACTCAAACAATACATCAGTCGGGAAAAAGGGCTGGACATCCGCACCATCAACGCTGTCCGTACCCTGAAGCGCAGCATCGATGCCCGCCAACGTACCATTTACATCAATCTGACCGTCCGCGTTTTCGTCAATGAAACGCCTTCGGAAGAAGAGTTTGAACGTACGGATTATCCCAATGTAGAAGGCCGTCCGGCAGTCATTGTTGTTGGTGCCGGCCCGGGAGGATTGTTTGCTGCCCTGAAGCTGATAGAACTGGGATTACGCCCCATTGTGGTAGAACGTGGAAAAAATGTACGTGAGCGAAAAGAAGACCTGGCCCGTATCAGCCGGGAGCACAAAGTAGATGCCGAGTCCAACTACAGTTTCGGCGAAGGAGGAGCAGGCGCTTACTCCGACGGTAAACTCTATACCCGCAGCAAGAAGCGGGGCAGCGTAGAAAAAATCTTGAATGTATTCTGCCAGCACGGAGCCAGTCCGACCATCTTGTCGGATGCACACCCCCACATCGGAACCGACAAGCTGCCAAGGGTCATCGAGAATATGCGAAACACCATCCTTGCCTGCGGCGGGGAAGTACACTTCCAGACCCGCATGGAGGCCCTTCTGATTGAAGGACAGAAAGTGAAGGGCATTGAGACCCATAGCGGAAAGACCTTTCTCGGCCCCGTTATCCTGGCTACGGGACATTCTGCCAGAGATGTGTACCGCTGGCTGTATGCCCACGGTGTACAGCTGGAAACCAAAGGGATTGCCGTCGGTGTACGACTGGAACATCCGTCCATGCTGATTGACCAGATACAATATCATAATAAAAACGGGCGTGGGAAATACCTTCCCGCCGCCGAATACAGTTTCGTGCAACAAGTAGACGGACGAGGAGTCTACAGTTTCTGCATGTGTCCGGGAGGATTTGTGGTTCCGGCAGCCAGCGGCCCTCACCAGCTGGTGGTAAACGGCATGAGTCCGAGCAACCGCGGCACAAAGTGGAGCAACTCGGGCATGGTGGTCGAGACACGGCTGGAAGACTTGCTGCTTCCGGAAATGCAACTCCAGGCAGAACCTATCTCCGGTTCCCAGGAAGCCCTCACAGAAGAACTGATACTCCGCGACGGAAAGCTGCCCGATGGCACGGTCCATACACTGGCCATGATGCGCTTCCAGGAAAAGCTCGAGCAAATCTGCTGGCAACAGGGAAACATGCGTCAGACAGCTCCTTCCCAGCGTATGGTAGACTTTACCCGGAAAAAGCTGAGTTACGACCTGCCGGCCACTTCGTACAGCCCGGGACTGGTATCCTCCCCCCTGCATTTCTGGATACCGCCGTTCCTGAGCGAACGCCTCAGCAAAGGATTCCAACTCTTCGGAAAAAGTTCCCGCGGTTTTCTTACCAACGAAGCCGTCATGATTGCGGTAGAAACCCGCACTTCCTCTCCTGTACGTATCGTACGTGACAAGGATACCCTGCAACACCTCACCGTGGAAGGCCTGTTCCCTTGCGGAGAAGGAGCCGGTTATGCCGGAGGAATCGTTTCGGCCGGTATTGACGGCGAACGCTGCGCCGAAGCCGTAGCCCATTACTTGAATCATTAA